The Gopherus flavomarginatus isolate rGopFla2 chromosome 18, rGopFla2.mat.asm, whole genome shotgun sequence genome segment GCTCTTTGACCACCTGGACGCAGCGGAGTTGGCTGAGCACCTCAGCTACCTGGAGTTCAAAGCCTTCTGCCGCATCTCGGTGAGCGCTGTGCCCCTGGCCCTGCGCCACGCCTGCCTCCTGCCACTCCcatcccctgcagcctccccGGCCCTGCACCTCGCCTGCCTCCTGCCACTCCcatcccctgcagcctccccGGCCCTGCACCTCGCCtgcctcctgccacccccatcccctgcagcctccccggcccgcctgccccacagcccacgCCTCTTTGCGGCGAATGGCTGCACCGGCGGCGATCACTCTAAGCTTGTACCAGAGAGATTTAGCAGCGCTGGAAAGAGGGAGGGAGTCAGGAGAGATCCCACTGCTAACACCAGTCCCTGGGCCTCGGCCAGCTCTGCCTCCACAGGTCTGAGAGCGGCAGAGTAGATCCCACTTCTCCCACCAGCCTCTGGAGACCAGCTCAGTGGATCCCACTGCTAACACCAGCCCCTGGGCCTCGGCAAGCTCTGCCTCCCCGGGTCTGAGAGCGGCAGAGTAGATCCCACTTCTCCCACCAGCCTCTGGAGAGCAGCTCAGGGGATCCCACTGCTAACACCAGCCCCTGGGCCTCGGCAAGCTCTGCCTCCCCGGGTCTGAGAGCGGCTCAGTGCAACGGCTGCCTCGGTTGCTGAGTTCccctctgtctctccctctctccgcACTGCCCTGGGCAGTACGTGGATTACAGGAGCTACGTGCTGCAGGGCTCCGTGCGGGAAAACCTGGCCCTGGAACGCTCCGTGGCCCTTTGCAACAGCATCTCCCAGTGGGTGCAGGTCATGATCCTCAACCGGCCCACGCCGCAGCAGCGAGCCGAGGTCTTCACCAAATTCATCCGCGTCACACAGGTGAGGGTGCCCTCCTGCTAGCTGCCAGCAGGGATGGGGgctgaagggggcacagtggggaagggggaagcaggtccaggagaggtgggggaatTGGGGCATGTCAGGGGGGTTGCGTGAGCACGCACATGTGAACGTGTACACATGCATGCAGGGGCATGTGTGTGAATGCACGGAGGTGTGTGTGACAGTGCCTGTGTCTACATGCATGTGGGTGTGTGCAtgaaagcgtgtgtgtgtgtaggcaagtgtgtgcatgcgtaagtgtgtgtgagagggcaTGAGAGGATGTATGCAGGAAAGTACACGTGTACTCACACACATCTATAAGTGTGTGAGGCAGCACACAGACATGAGTGTGCAAGGGTACGTGCATGAAAATACGCATGTGTGTGCAAGGGAGTACACGTGCATGAGCACGTGTGCGTGCAAGTGTGCACGTGACATAGCAGGGGCCTGGGTAGTTGGAGCCAGGGGGCCAGCCCTGAGCCCGATGTGGGGGGGGATGACACTGGGCCAGATGCCTGATACCCCCCAACTCTCTCCCCCCCAGAAGCTGCGTCAGCTGCAGAACTTCAATACGCTGATGGCAGTGCTGGGTGGCCTGTGCCACAGCGCGATCTCCCGCCTCAAGGACACCCACgccctgctgccacaggaggtCACCAAGGTGGGCCCTGGCCGCCCTGTGCACCCACAatccccgggggcgccctggggctGCTTGACTTCACAGCTCCCCTACaactggccctgggccccagcctgctagcaggtggggggtggggggtcccagCTGCCCCCACCAGACCATCGCTCGCCCCCAGGGCAGGAGCCTGCCAGGGCCATTTCTCCTCCTCTCCACATGGgggccgccccccccccacctaggGGCCTCcgcggagctggggatgggggccgGGGGCTTGATCTTTGACCCTCtggcttctcccccaccccaccctgccccccagacGCTGGCAGAGATGACCGAGCTGCTCTCCTCCTGCTGCAACTACAGCGCCTACCGGCGAGCCTACGGCGAGTGCAGCGGGTTCAAGATCCCCATCGTGGGGGTGCACCTCAAGGACCTGGTGTCCCTGCACGAGGCCCTGCCCGACCGCCTGGGGGGGCAGCTGAACCTCAGCAAGCTGCAGGGCCTTTACCAGCAGGCACAGGAGCTGCAGACGCTGCAGCAGGCCACGCCGCCCTTCGCCGCCAACAAGGACCTGGTGCACCTGCTCACGgtgaaccctccctccccccaagcagGCGTGCTAGAGAGCGGGGTCGGTTGTGCAAGAGGATAGGGTCAGGTGTGCAAGAGTGGGGGCTAGTGTGCAAGGGGGTATGGTTGGGTGTGCAGGAGACGGGGGGTGAGGTGTGGaagtgggtggggctgggagtgccAGGAGGGTGGTGTGAGATGTGTGACAGGCCAGGATTTAATGTGcaagtggctggggctgggtgtgcaATGGGCAGAGATGTGCAAGGATGTGTGTGCAAGATGGTGTGGGTGAAAGGGGAGTCAGGAGAGGGGTGGCGCTCGGGGGAATGCCTGagatctccccttcccccaccatcgGCCCAACCTGCCATCGCGAGGCTGCATCCAGCTGTCTTCCCATCCCCCGACCCCAATGCAGGGAGCAGCGGGTCAGGTGCACCAGGGCACTAGCCAGCTTCCACCACCACACGTGCAAACAGGACACTGGTGcaaatgcgcacacacacactgcccagtGAGCCGAGTGTGGCGGCACACACAGAGCTGCCAGCAGGGAACAGTGGTGCAACTGCACAACTACCCTCCGTGCCATTGCACGCCTGCACCCCATGCAAAAGGCTCGGCCCctagccagcagggggcagcgatcccagcccagcccattaCCCCCTCTCCAGTAGGTACGGGACGGTCGTTCGCAGTGGGACCCTCTAACCCCattctctgcccctgcccccagctctccctCGACCTGTACTACACGGACGATGAAATCTACGAGCTCTCCTACGCACGGGAACCCCGCTGCCCCAAGTCCCTGGTAAGTTGGGGGGAGCTGAACTAGGAacccccccaaccctctgtcaCAGGCTCACAGGTCGTGCCCACTTGTGGCCTTGTGTGGTGCCCCTTCCAGTGTGACAGCAACTCTCGGGGGGCCACTCCCTCTCGGGGGGTcagacccctccacctcctggagctgcacctctctgagccttagcacgtctgtctctgccgtggccgtccccccagggagtcccctcgctctggaccCCCGGGGCCTCTGCCCCCAAAGGGGATAATGCTCCCCCCCCCAcgccctgttctctagcccggagtgactctcagccagcgtaacacaggagggtttattgagcattgaacccagcacaggaaactctcaggggctcaggcctggcctccctcagcccagcacatcctggtccccctgcatccaggggggctctgcctgctccccctctccagccccgagcccccctgcttcccagctgggcctcccatATCcccggccccaggccccctctgtccattgtcctctctccaggtaaacagggtcgcctgggcctcctctcctctccgccctcctctggctggaaccgggtggtcaggtcaccggggtcctctccccacagcccattgtcccccactggccagaaccggctgtgactcctgagctgggtctgcGGGTcgccaggtcaccagtcgctggggtctccatcctccaggccatcggccggggtcccGGCCGGGGTCCCGGGCCCCTCTCCAgtcctgtgtcccaacaaactccctctcccctcccctcgttaaaccagtaacacccggggacacttgtcccaccccctctgcatgcaaatcactggaaaacacagaaaacccaaGACAACCCCCCACTttgccaccccctcctctccctctttcgAGGCACTCGTGTCTGACCCTCTGTCTTGTGCCCTCCCACAGCCGGCCACACCCTTCAAGCCCCCCGTGGTGGTGGAGTGGGCACCGGGCGTGGCCCCGAAACCGGACCGGCTCACCATCAGCAAACACGTCCAGCAGATGGTGGAGGTGAGCCAGGCACCCACCTGTCAGTGCAGCCCCCTGGGCAACATAACACGGCTGGTAGCTACCTGCCCCCTAGGGGCATCTGCCCTGTGCCAAGGCCTCAGCTGGGTGTGGGGTGCATTTGCCATATGTGTTGGATAGGTGTGCAGCTGCTGGGGGTGTGTTACAGTGTGCAATTGCTGGGTGTGTTGTGATGTGCAGTTGCCAGGGGCATCACAGTGTGCAGTTGCCATGGGATGTGtcatggtgtgcagttgctgggggGGGCATCACGGTGTGCAGCGGCAGGGGGGCATGTCATGGTGTGAAATTGCTGGGTGTCACGGTGTGCAGTTGCCATGGTGTGTGTTATGGTGTGCAATTGCTGGGTGTGTCATGGTGTGCAGTCACCAGGGGGTGTCATACTGTGTATCACACCCatgcccctcccagggcaggagcaAAGGCATCAGCCCGCTCTAGCCAGCTCCACCACTTCCCAGGGCCAAGCCCCACACGGGTAGGGGGTGTctgccaggacccagctcccctAGCTGCCCTGGGCCCAGCCCCCCGCAGGGACTAGGCAGTCGctgctgccccagggcctggAAGGGGCAGGACTCAAACTGGGGACCTTCAGGAGAGCAGCtcccctggctggctgcagcagtgAGGTTGTTATCTCTTTATACGGCCCAGTCACGGCCATCTGCAGCTTGTCTCAGGGGATGGGCTGCACTCAGGACCATATAGGATTCGGCCCACCCCCAGCAGGCAAAGGGGGGGACTATCTGTCCATTTGATGCCGAAACACAAAGCAATTcccccccagccacaccccacCCAGCAGGGCTGACAGGTCAGAATGGGGTGTCACTCTAGATCGAGGGGGGGCTCCCAGTGGGTATTGGGGGCAGGCCAAGGGGCAGGCTTACGTTGTGCTCCCACAAGTtaatcctcctccctcccacccccccagtctGTATTTAAGAATTATGACCACGACCAGCGCGGCTGCATCTCCCCCGAGGACTTTGAAAAGATTGTGGCCAGTTTTCCCTTCTCCTACTACGGCCTGGGGAAAGATCGGTGAGTGCGTGCCGGGGGacacggctgggagccaggacgcctgggttctatccccagctctgactCACTGCAAGTTGCTccctcgctctgtgcctcagtttcccctacaaGGCCCCTTTGTCAGTATCACTCCCTCCCACCCATTTCCGAGGCAGCCCCCTCACTGTCCCGTTCCCGTCCCAGCAGCGAGGGACCCTACAGCCGCCAGGAGATCACCGACTACTTCATGCGGGCCTGCGCCGTCTTCTCCAAGCTGGGCCTCGGCTTCCTGCACGACTTCCAGGAGGCCACCTTCAAGAAACCCACCTTCTGCCACAGCTGCAACGGCTTCGTAAGTGACCCTGTTCCACAGTGCCCCCGGCAGCCGGGACAGGGGTGCCCCAAATTCCAGACCTGCCGgagaccctgccccccacagccaggaCAGGGGTGCCTCAAATTCCAGACCTGCCAGAGACCCTGCCCCTCGGCAGCCAGGACAGCGGTGCCCCAAATCCCAGACCTGCCAGAGACCCTGCCCCTCGGCAGCCAGGACAGCAGTGCCTCAAATTCCAGGCCTGCCGGAGACCCTGCCCTCCACAGCCAGGACAGGGGTGCCCCAAATCCCAAGCCTGCCGgagaccctgccccccagcagccaggacagcGGTGCCTCAAATCCCAGGCCTGCCAgagaccctgccccccagcagccaggacagcGGTGCCCCAAATCCCAGGCCTGCCAgagaccctgccccccagcagccaggacagcGGTGCACCAAATTCCAGACCTGCCGgagaccctgccccccagcagccaggacagcGGTGCCCCAAATCCCAGGCCTGCCAgagaccctgcaccccagcagccaggacagcGGTGCCCCAAATCCCAGGCCTGCCGgagaccctgccccccagcagccaggacagcGGTGCACCAAATTCCAGACCTACCAgagaccctgccccccagcagccaggacagcGGTGCCCCAAATCCCAGGCCTGCCGgagaccctgccccccagcagccatGACAGCGGTGCCTCAAATCCCAGGCCTGCCGgagaccctgccccccagcagccaggacagcGGTGCACCAAATTCCAGGCCTGTCATAGACCCTGCCCCacaatgccccctcccccagcggcCAGGAAAGGGGGTGCACCAACTATTGGCTGCTCTGCGGATCCCTCGCCCCAAGAATCCTGCCCCACATCACTCTCccagggggcagcagtgggggaggttacCCTCCCGCACCCAACTCCCCCTAGTCATCCCCTATATTCATGGACACTGCCAACGTGTGTGGAGATCCAGCCCTAGCAATCCCCCCCATTGCAAAATCTCCTCCCCCCTCTACAGGGACAATGCAACTCTCCCCCTACCCCGGAAAAGGCTGCAGCTAACAGGCTCCGCTCTCTCTCCTCTAGCTCTGGGGTGTCTCCAAGCAGGGGTACAGATGTCGGGGTAAGTGCAGCCCTGATGGGGCAATGTGGGGGGAGAATACTGGTAACAGGGCTAGGGAGGGGCAATGGGCCCATGGGACTAAGCAGCCCCCCGGGTGTGGTGTGTGTGCCTGTCCACCTgagcactgccccctgctggctggagaTAGCACTGCACAGCTGTGTGTCCTGAGCCCTGCACTGCTCACCACGGAGAGGGATTCTCCTGGCattgcagggggtgggagggctgggtTCCCCCTTGATGGGGGGGTAATGCCAGGCCCCCCAGCTTACATCACGTGTCTTCATTTCTCCCCCCGCACCCGCCAGACTGTGGCATGAGCTGCCACAAGCAGTgcaaagacctggtggagctggagTGCAAGAAGAGGTTCCATGCCAGAGCCTCAGAGGGGGGCACGCCCCGTGCAGCCACGCCTGCCGCCACGCAGCACCCCAGCTCAGGTATGGGGGGGAGGAATCTTCATGCTACTCCCTCCCCTCTCCAACAATGGAACAGtccatcccctcctgccctcaccAGGACAGTGGAACAACCCATAGGCCTCCCCTGTTCTCCCCAAGGCAGTGGACTGGCCCGTGGCATgatccattttaaatggccacaaacactccccccccccgcccttttacTGGTTCTGTGAAACACTCTGTACTGTCTCCCCCCTCCTTCCAGACAATGGCACAGCCCGTGGCCAGCCCCATTTAAAGGGCCCCCTCTCCACCTGTTTCCCCCCGTGGCAGGGTCAGTGGAAAGCCCCATTGCTGTCCATATCTCCCCCCACccaggcagtggcacagcccgTGGCCAGCCCCATTTAAAGAGCCCCCTCTCCACCTGTTTCCCCCCGTGGCAGGGTCCGTGGAAAGTCCCATTGCTGTCCATATCTCCCCCCACccaggcagtggcacagcccgTGGCCAGCCCCATTTAAAGGGCCCCCTCTCGCCACGGCAGGGTCGGAGGAAGaggccttcccctttcccccgGTGGGCGAGCAGGCAGAGGAGCGGGCCGTGGTGCTGGCAGGGGTGCCAGCCGGGCGGCGGCGAACCCGGCACACCTGGACGCAGACGGATGGCACCAGCCCCACGGCGGAGGGCCACGAGCCCCACGgtggggcaggaggctgcagcagggaccaGAAGCTCCTAGAGCAGTTGCAGGAGATGGAGAAGGTGAGACCCCAAAACAGGGGTACGATGGGGGGTTGgagacctgccccccccccgtggcTGGGCACACAAATCGGGCCATCCAcgggtggagctggctgggggcttcccttgcacagctctgcagggtccctgctctggccccccaacccacccccctGGGACTCTGCTCCCCCCCACTGCAGGAGCGgaaccagctgctgctggagaacATCGGCCTGCACTGCCGCAACGCCCAGCTGGAGGTGGAGAACGGGCGGCTGCTGACGGGCGAGGCCGAGGGGCGCCGGGGCaaggtggaggagggggggcacagCCAGGCTTCGCTCACCCTGCTCCTGGAAGGGATGGACTCCCTGCACCTGCAGCGCGACTCGAAAGCATGAACCTGCCGGACTCGCCGCTCGCCCCCTCCGGCTCCCAGAGCACCCGCGTCGCCCGGCACCACCAAGGGACTCAAAGCCGGCGGTGCAATCCCACACCCTCGGGCCCCTGCAAGCCAGGCTGGGCACCACGGATCCCGGACTGTACCTGGGCACGGCCCCAATAAAGGGAATGCATCTTTGTCGAGCTGAGCCTGGGCTAGGACAACAGCTGCCCTCTCTGCTCCATGCCACCGTGTTGCGGGGCGCCTGTCGACCGCTCCGCAACgggccttgcctcagtttcccctcctggcCTTTGTTAGGCTGTGAAGATAATTATGAAGATGGGGGCGGGGTACAGGCGACAGCATCCATCAGCATCACCCAGGGTAACAACGGGCATGACGGGGGGATCCCCAAACAACCCCTTGAAACTCAAAAACCCTGAACCCCAGGATTCGGGTCCCTTGACGCCAATGGAGTCACTGCCTgtcagctgtggggagaggtgaaTGGGGCCCGGGGTCCACTCCCTGcacttggggggaaggggatcaAGAGAGCAGGGTGAAGCCAGCTCAGAGCTTCAGCCCAGCTCTACCCTGACCCACCCCCTCCATGCAGctggtcccccccccccaggacggggcatcggcagagctgttGGGGGATGGGAGCCCCGGGCTGGGGAGAGGGTTGCAGCACTGCAGGATGGGGGCCCGGGGGACTATCACACGGCCCCTCTCTGCTTGGCCCAAACCCACCTCACGGTCCCCGGCTGCAGCCCCCGCGGATGTGGACaaacccccgcccccctccctgcGCACCGGCGCTTCTGCTGGAGCACCCTCTTGCTTCGACACTTTAATCCCCTCGGAAGGGCCCTTGGATCATGGTACAAACCGACCCCTGGATGGAGCCCAGAGCCTGACATTTACAACAGCAGAGATCAACCTGccagccccctgcagagcccctgaACGCAGCCCGGCAAGGTCCCCAGGGCAGGACCCGACCCTCCACACCAGCAAGGCAACCGCCTCGTGCCTCAGTTTACAAATGACAATCAATCAACAAGCAGTGCACAGCCACCGAGCCCCCACCCGCCCCCTCCCAGCAGCCTCTTCTACAACAGTCCGCTCCAAATTCTGATTGCCAAAGCAaaagctgcagcaccccctgctggggaaTGTGTTAAGTGCAACATGGTACACTCCATGCACTTCCCttcccagaacccaggagtcctggctcccagcccccctcgctctagccaccagaccccactcccctcccagagctgggagagaacccaggagtcctggctcccagcccccctcgctctagccaccagaccccactcccctcccagagctgggagagaacccaggagtcctggctcccagcccccctcgctctagccaccagaccccactcccctcccagagctgggagagaacccaggagtcctggctcccagcccccctcgctctagccaccagaccccactcccctcccagagctggagagagaacccaggagtcctggctcccagccccccttgctctagccaccagaccccactcccctcccagagctggagagagaacccaggagtcctggctcccagccccccccccccccccccaactctaaaccccactcccctcccagagctgggaccagaacccaggcgtcctggaaTCTGATCAGTAGCTGCTCTATCACCCCCTGGCTGTAGGGGGGTGCAGCCCCTCTGAGCCCCAACTCCCCTCCACCGCCCACTCTGCCTAGTTGGGCTCTGAGTCCTTGGGTCTTTGCCCCCCAGATGCTCTGCCCACCCCCCtgcagtgtgtggggggagctcccggcAGAGACGGAGCAGGCTTCATTTCTTCTTCTTGCCCCGTCGGCCCCAGCGCTGCTGGCCTCCCCCACCTTCTCGCCTCTTCTCCCAGGTGGGCATGGGGGGCTCGATCTCCTTGGGGCGGCCCCCTCGGTCCGGGACGCCGCCCATCAGCACCTGCCCGAGTGGCgggaggggggaaaaacaggagcagaggtaaaAGACAAGGAAGACCCCCAGTCCCCGtgctccaccaccaccccaaaggGAGGtaactgggggtgggaagggcccagccctgctgggtcCTGGCATGATGCAAGAGGAGGGGGGGGCGGGTCTCATGCCTTGGTAGCaagtggggaggaagagaggagaagctcctcccccccccccccccgcaggctgctctgcatgggggaggggctgcggggcagcaGTTTGTGGCCGGACCCAGCAGCGTGTTCGTCTCCCCCTGGCCTGGGCGCTGCCCGTACCTTGTTGATGGCGCAGCTGGTCCGATGGCGGCAGCACCCGCTGCTGGTGCTGACGATGCGTGAGGCGTCCTCGCGGGCGGCCAGCAGCCGGGCCAGGGTGACGCCGGAGGCGACCGACTCAGCCTGCCGCAGCGGGGAGACGGCGGCCAGCAGGGCGGCACCCTGGGCCTGGGGGAGAAAAATCCCTCCCTGTTAGATGGCATCAGCCCTGGCACAGGGTCCGTGGGACCCGGCCCCTCCTCAGCATCAGCAACTCCAGACAGGAGCCGGCgctccctagaggggaaaggccccacgtCCCAttcccccccagccagccagtccctgccctggggtagggttgccaggtaccTGGTTTAACAGGACCCTGGCAACTCCGGTCAGTGCCGCTGACCAAGCCGTTAGAAGTCCAGTCGGCGGCACAGAGGGGCTAAGACAGGCTGTCTGCCTGCCCGGGCTctatgtggctcccagaagcagcggcacatCCCCCGCTCCGGCTCctacgcataggggcagccaggggactctgcacactgcccctgccccaagagccagctctgcagctcccattggccgggaactgcggccaatgggagctgagggggcagcacctgcagatggagccagagaggggacgtgccgctgcttctgggagctgcttgaggtaagcactgcccggagcctgcaccccaaaccccctcctgaacctcaaccccctgccctgatccccctcccaccctccaaacccctcaatcctagtctggagccccctcctgcaccccaaacccctcatcccccgccccaccccagagcctgtaccccttcccacaccccaacctcctgccctagcccagagccccctccctcaccctgaacccctcatttctggccccactccggAACCCAcacccagagcctgtacctcctcccataacccaaccccctgcctcagcctggagcccctcccatactccgaaccctctcctgcaccccacatccctcatgtctggctccacccccagctcagagcccttaccccctctcgcaccccaactccttgccccagtccagtgaaaatgagcaagggagggaggatggagtgagtaggggcggggcctcagagaaaggggaggggcctcagagaaggggcggggcagggtgttcggttttgtggaAGTAGGAAGCTGGCAACCCTATCCTGGGGCTGGACTGGAGCCAGCGCCCCCAGGGGAAAGGCCCTGTGCCCCATTCCTTGGCGCCGGTCCCCTCCCCTCACTGGAACTCCCCCAGCCCCCGACCCCTCACCTTGGCCCTCTCGGACCAGTGGAAGGACTGCAGGGTGACGTTGAAGCGCGTGATCATCATGCGCTTCCGGCATTCATACTCGGCACACAGGGCTTGCCGGATCCCCTCCAGCGCTTCCTAGCCAGGAGGGATAGAGAGAGCTGCTCAGCTGCAGGCCGCCAGAAAGCCATGCTCCACCCAGTCCTGCTGCACTGGCCCCCTTgaggggagaaactgaggcacagggaggggtgCTACTTGTTCCAAGCCAAAGAGGGAGGCGGGgcggaacccaggaatcctgactcccggccccactcccctgccagggATCAAACCCAGGTCTGTGAAGAGCTCTCTGCaatggggctgggcagggtggtTGGGCACCGGGATTCTTT includes the following:
- the RASGRP4 gene encoding RAS guanyl-releasing protein 4 isoform X2 → MNRKESKRKSRVECPGPASPSPGKIRSRQSRRRMTCPTPREINTVMASLALGELTKTCSLEQLIEKCLNSFDLDGNLCRSDYMVNMTLTVHSWVVPSADLARCLLALYREASGEDQMERRQRICNFVRYWITHHPEAFRLEPQLEETMGELWLAVQAKAHGQCQPADMTHVWTRKVSYQSSPSCSKKRKVSLLFDHLDAAELAEHLSYLEFKAFCRISYVDYRSYVLQGSVRENLALERSVALCNSISQWVQVMILNRPTPQQRAEVFTKFIRVTQKLRQLQNFNTLMAVLGGLCHSAISRLKDTHALLPQEVTKTLAEMTELLSSCCNYSAYRRAYGECSGFKIPIVGVHLKDLVSLHEALPDRLGGQLNLSKLQGLYQQAQELQTLQQATPPFAANKDLVHLLTLSLDLYYTDDEIYELSYAREPRCPKSLPATPFKPPVVVEWAPGVAPKPDRLTISKHVQQMVESVFKNYDHDQRGCISPEDFEKIVASFPFSYYGLGKDREGPYSRQEITDYFMRACAVFSKLGLGFLHDFQEATFKKPTFCHSCNGFLWGVSKQGYRCRDCGMSCHKQCKDLVELECKKRFHARASEGGTPRAATPAATQHPSSGSEEEAFPFPPVGEQAEERAVVLAGVPAGRRRTRHTWTQTDGTSPTAEGHEPHGGAGGCSRDQKLLEQLQEMEKERNQLLLENIGLHCRNAQLEVENGRLLTGEAEGRRGKVEEGGHSQASLTLLLEGMDSLHLQRDSKA
- the RASGRP4 gene encoding RAS guanyl-releasing protein 4 isoform X1; its protein translation is MNRKESKRKSRVECPGPASPSPGKIRSRQSRRRMTCPTPREINTVMASLALGELTKTCSLEQLIEKCLNSFDLDGNLCRSDYMVNMTLTVHSWVVPSADLARCLLALYREASGEDQMERRQRICNFVRYWITHHPEAFRLEPQLEETMGELWLAVQAKAHGQCQPADMTHVWTRKVSYQSSPSCSKKRKVSLLFDHLDAAELAEHLSYLEFKAFCRISYVDYRSYVLQGSVRENLALERSVALCNSISQWVQVMILNRPTPQQRAEVFTKFIRVTQKLRQLQNFNTLMAVLGGLCHSAISRLKDTHALLPQEVTKTLAEMTELLSSCCNYSAYRRAYGECSGFKIPIVGVHLKDLVSLHEALPDRLGGQLNLSKLQGLYQQAQELQTLQQATPPFAANKDLVHLLTLSLDLYYTDDEIYELSYAREPRCPKSLPATPFKPPVVVEWAPGVAPKPDRLTISKHVQQMVESVFKNYDHDQRGCISPEDFEKIVASFPFSYYGLGKDRSEGPYSRQEITDYFMRACAVFSKLGLGFLHDFQEATFKKPTFCHSCNGFLWGVSKQGYRCRDCGMSCHKQCKDLVELECKKRFHARASEGGTPRAATPAATQHPSSGSEEEAFPFPPVGEQAEERAVVLAGVPAGRRRTRHTWTQTDGTSPTAEGHEPHGGAGGCSRDQKLLEQLQEMEKERNQLLLENIGLHCRNAQLEVENGRLLTGEAEGRRGKVEEGGHSQASLTLLLEGMDSLHLQRDSKA
- the RASGRP4 gene encoding RAS guanyl-releasing protein 4 isoform X3, with protein sequence MNRKESKRKSRVECPGPASPSPGKIRSRQSRRRMTCPTPREINTVMASLALGELTKTCSLEQLIEKCLNSFDLDGNLCRSDYMVNMTLTVHSWVVPSADLARCLLALYREASGEDQMERRQRICNFVRYWITHHPEAFRLEPQLEETMGELWLAVQAKAHGQCQPADMTHVWTRKVSYQSSPSCSKKRKVSLLFDHLDAAELAEHLSYLEFKAFCRISYVDYRSYVLQGSVRENLALERSVALCNSISQWVQVMILNRPTPQQRAEVFTKFIRVTQKLRQLQNFNTLMAVLGGLCHSAISRLKDTHALLPQEVTKTLAEMTELLSSCCNYSAYRRAYGECSGFKIPIVGVHLKDLVSLHEALPDRLGGQLNLSKLQGLYQQAQELQTLQQATPPFAANKDLVHLLTLSLDLYYTDDEIYELSYAREPRCPKSLPATPFKPPVVVEWAPGVAPKPDRLTISKHVQQMVESVFKNYDHDQRGCISPEDFEKIVASFPFSYYGLGKDRSEGPYSRQEITDYFMRACAVFSKLGLGFLHDFQEATFKKPTFCHSCNGFLWGVSKQGYRCRDCGMSCHKQCKDLVELECKKRFHARASEGGTPRAATPAATQHPSSGSGTARGQPHLKGPLSPRQGRRKRPSPFPRWASRQRSGPWCWQGCQPGGGEPGTPGRRRMAPAPRRRATSPTVGQEAAAGTRSS